One segment of Vulpes lagopus strain Blue_001 chromosome 8, ASM1834538v1, whole genome shotgun sequence DNA contains the following:
- the MTIF3 gene encoding translation initiation factor IF-3, mitochondrial: MAALFLKRLTLQTLKKTAGNCTRRCFGTYILPPTIPAWLPLVAPVPRLSSLMHARASGTVADTQDSRKKKTKNDPAFSNIGRKIHERVIHVLDEAGNDLGSMHRAEVIRLMAERDLRLVKRDSGSEPAQYQLLSGLQIHEERLQLREMEKAHPKPGPVLTKELTLSSNIGQHDLDTKSKQIQQWIEKKYKVQITIKKGKNVEEPEHKMEDICNKILQTMPGIATFLSRPQPVRGGKAVTCVLRHLSKKEENAYRETQETQKRESLDKENRDNRESDVHQ; the protein is encoded by the exons ATGGCTGCCCTTTTTCTAAAGAGGCTAACGTTACAAACCCTAAAGAAGACGGCAGGAAATTGCACTAGAAGATGTTTTGGTACCTACATCCTGCCGCCGACCATCCCGGCGTGGCTGCCCCTCGTTGCTCCTGTCCCAAGACTATCCTCCCTGATGCATGCCAGAGCCTCTGGTACCGTGGCAGACACCCAGgacagcaggaagaagaaaacaaagaatgacCCAGCTTTTAGCAACATCGGAAGAAAAATTCACGAGCGAGTCATACACGTGCTGGACGAGGCAGGCAATGATTTGGGGAGCATGCACCGCGCCGAGGTGATCCGGCTCATGGCTGAGCGGGACCTGAGGCTCGTGAAGAGGGACAGCGGCTCGGAGCCTGCACAGTACCAGCTCCTCTCGGGGCTGCAGATTCACGAGGAGCGGCTGCAACTTCGGGAGATGGAGAAGGCCCACCCGAAGCCTG GACCTGTCCTGACTAAGGAACTCactctttcttcaaatattgGACAACATGATCTGGACACAAAGAGTAAACAGATTCAGCAGTGGAttgagaaaaaatacaaagttcaAATTActataaagaaagggaagaatgtAGAGGAGCCCGAACATAAGATG GAGGATATCTGTAATAAAATACTCCAGACTATGCCGGGGATAGCTACCTTCTTATCCCGGCCACAACCTGTTAGAGGAGGAAAAGCTGTAACATGTGTTCTTCGTCATTTgagcaaaaaggaagagaatgcaTATAGAGAAACTCAAGAAACCCAGAAAAGAGAGTCTTTGgacaaagaaaacagagacaataGAGAATCAGATGTGCATCAgtga